The nucleotide sequence GCAGCCGGTGGTGATCGCGGCGCACAGCCTGGGCTGCATCGCCACGGCGCATCTGCCGGCGGAGGCCGCGGCCCGGATCCAGGGCGCGCTGCTGGTGGCGCCGGCCGATCCGGAGCGCCGTGCCGTGCTGTCGGACTTCGCGCCCGTGCCCTACGCGGCGCTGCCGTACCGCAGCATCGTGGTGGCCAGCAGCAACGACCCGTACTGCCCGATCCGCCTGGCCGGCGCATACTCGCGCGCCTGGGGCAGCGAGTTCGTTCGCATGCAGAATGCGGGCCACATCAACGTCGACTCGGGGCACGGGGAATGGCCGCTCGGCCTGGCCCTGCTCCAGTCGCTGACCGACGAGCCCGCCCCCTGGGCGGCGGGCCGTGATTTTTCAGAAACCTTGGCAACCACATGACTTCCAGAATCAAGACCTTCGCCGCCGTGTTCGCGCTGGCGTCCTCCGCACTCGTCGGCAGCAGCGCCCTGGCCCAGGGCAGCGGCCTGCTGAACGCCTCGTACGACGTGGCGCGCGAGTTCTACAAGGACTACAACGCGGCCTTCACGGCGCACTACAAGAAGGCCACCGGCAAGGACGTCAAGATCGACCAGTCGCACGGCGGCTCCAGCGCCCAGGCGCGCGCGGTGGCCGACGGCCTCGATGCCGACGTGGTGACGATGAACACCTCGACCGACATCGACTTCCTGGCCAACGCCGGCGTGGTCGCCAAGGACTGGACCAAGAAATTCCCCGAGAACGCATCGCCGACCACCTCGACCATGCTGTTCCTGGTGCGCAACGGCAACCCCAAGGGCATCAAGGACTGGGACGACCTGGTCAAGCCCGGCGTGCAGGTCGTGATCGTCAACCCCAAGACCGGCGGCAATGGCCGCTACGCCTACCTGGCGGCCTGGGGCTACGTCAAGAAGAAGGGCGGCACCGACGCCCAGGCGGCCGAGTTCGTCGGCAAGCTGTTCAAGAACACGCCGGTGCTGGCGCGCGGCGGCCGCGATGCCACCACCGCCTTCCTGCAACGCAACATCGGCGACGCGCTGATCACCTTCGAATCCGAAGTGGTCTCGATCGACCGCGAATTCGGCACCGGCAAGGTCGACTCGGTCTACCCGTCGATCAGCATCGTGGCCGAGAACCCGGTGGCCGTGGTCGAGCGCACCGTCGCCAAGAAGGGCACCGGCGAACTCGCCAAGGCCTACCTCGACTGGCTCTATTCCGAAGAAGCGCAGGAAATCGCCGCCAAGCACGCGCTGCGCCCGCGTTCGCAGACCGTGCTCAAGAAGTACGCCGCGACCTTCAAGCCGCTGCAGCTGTTCACGGTGCAGGAACTGTTCGGCAGCCTCGGCGAAGCGCAGAAGGTGCACTTCAACGACGGCGGCCAGTTCGACAAGCTCTACACGCCCGGCGCCCGGTAAATGAGCGGGGCAACCTCCTCGGCGCTGTCCTCACCGGCAGCGCCGTTTTCGCGTGCGGTCGGCGGCGGTGGCGCCAAGCGCGTGCTGCCCGGCTTCTCGATGACGCTGGGCTTCGCGGTCTTCTACCTCTGCCTGATCGTCCTGATCCCGCTGTCGGCGCTGGTCTTCAAGACCTTCACGCTGAACTGGGACCAGTTCTGGGTCGCCGTGACCGCGCCGCGCGTGCTGGCCTCGTACCGGCTGACCTTCGGCGCCTCGCTGCTCGCGGCGCTGGTGAACCTGGTGTTCGGGCTGCTCGTGGCCTGGGTGCTGGTGCGCTACAAGTTCCCGGGCAAGCGCATCGTCGATGCGCTGGTCGACCTGCCGTTCGCGCTGCCCACGGCCGTGGCCGGCATCTCGCTGACCGCGCTGCTGGCCGGCAACGGCTGGGTCGGGCAGTACCTCGAGCCGCACGGCATCAAGCTCGCGTTCACGCCCGCGGGCGTGGTGATCGCGCTGATCTTCATCGGGCTGCCCTTCGTGGTGCGCACGGTGCAGCCGGTGCTCGAAGACGCCGAGAAGGAACTCGAGGAGGCCGCCACCTCGCTGGGCGCGACGCGGCTGCAGACCTTCACCAAGGTGATCTTCCCCTCGATCGCGCCGGCGCTGCTCACGGGCTTCGCCATGGCCTTCGCGCGCGCGATCGGCGAGTACGGCTCGGTGATCTTCATCGCCGGCAACATGCCGATGATCTCGGAGATCACGCCGCTGATCATCATCGGCAAGCTCGAGCAGTACGACTACGCGGGCGCCACGGCGGTCGCGCTGGTGATGCTGGTGATCTCGTTCCTGCTGCTGCTGGTCATCAACGGCCTGCAGGCATGGCAGCGTCGCCGCGCGGGGGGTTGAGATGAGCGCACCATCCAAAGTCATTCGCCGCACCCAGGCCGGCACCACCGAGGCCGCCTGGGTCCGCTGGCTGCTGATCGGCCTCGCGCTGGTCTTCATGTTCCTGTTCCTCGTGCTGCCGCTGGCGGCCGTGGCCACTGAGGCGCTGCGCAAGGGCCTCGACGCCTACCTCGAGGCGCTGAAGGAACCCGATGCCTGGAGCGCGATCCGCCTGACGCTGATCACGGCCGCCATCGCGGTGCCGCTGAACCTGGTGTTCGGCGTGGCCGCGGCCTGGGCCATCGCCAAGTTCGAGTTCCGCGGCAAGGCCTTCCTCACCACGCTGATCGACCTGCCGTTCGCGGTGTCGCCGGTGGTGGCGGGCCTGATCTACGTGCTGGTGTTCGGCGCCCAGGGCTGGTTCGGCCCGTGGCTGGCCGCGCACGACATCAAGATCATTTTCGCCGTGCCCGGCATCGTGCTGGCCACCGTGTTCGTGACCTTCCCGTTCATCGCGCGCGAGCTGATCCCGCTGATGCAGGCGCAGGGCACCGACGAGGAACAGGCCGCGATCGTGCTCGGCGCGAACGGCTGGCAGACCTTCTGGCGCGTGACCTTGCCCAACATCAAGTGGGGCCTGCTGTACGGGGTGATCCTGTGCAATGCGCGCGCCATGGGCGAGTTCGGCGCGGTGTCGGTGGTCTCGGGCCACATCCGCGGCCAGACCAACACCATGCCGCTGCACGTGGAAGTGCTCTACAACGAATACCAGTCGGTGGCCGCCTTCGCGGTGGCCTCGCTGCTGGCGATCCTGGCGCTGGTGACGCTGGTGATCAAGTCGGTGATCGAGTGGCGCCACGAGCGCGAGATGAAGGCGATCGCCGAGCTGCCGCCGGAGCGGCCGACGGCGGCCTAGGAAGAAAGAATTTCATGAGCATCGAAATCCGCAACATCAGCAAGCAGTTCGGCACCTTCCGGGCCTTGAACGACGTCAACCTGAACGTCGAATCGGGCGAGCTCGTCGCGCTGCTCGGCCCCTCGGGCTGCGGCAAGACCACGCTGCTGCGCATCATCGCCGGGCTGGAAACGGCCGACGCCGGCAGCATCCTGTTCTCGGGCGAGGACACCACCGACGTGCACGTGCGCGAGCGCCAGGTCGGCTTCGTGTTCCAGCACTACGCGCTGTTCCGCCACATGACCGTGTTCGAGAACGTGGCCTTCGGCCTGCGCGTGAAGCCGCGCAAGGAGCGCCCGAGCGAGGCCCAGATCAAGGCCAAGGTGACCGAGCTGCTCAAGCTCGTGCAGCTCGACTGGCTGGCCGACCGCTATCCGCCGCAGCTCTCGGGTGGCCAGCGCCAGCGCATCGCGCTGGCCCGCGCGCTCGCGGTCGAGCCCAAGGTGCTGCTGCTCGACGAGCCCTTCGGCGCGCTCGACGCCAAGGTGCGCAAGGAACTGCGCCGCTGGCTGCGCCGGCTGCACGACGAGCTGCACGTCACCTCGATCTTCGTCACCCACGACCAGGAAGAGGCGCTCGAAGTGGCCGACCGCGTGGTGGTCATCAACAAGGGCCACATCGAGCAGGTCGGCTCGCCGCAGGAGGTCTGGGATCAGCCCGCGAGCCCCTTCGTCTACGGCTTCCTCGGCGACGTCAACCTGTTCCACGGCCGCGCCGACAACGGCTCGGTGCAGCTGGGCGATCTGCGCCTCGATTCGCCCGAGCACAGCGGCGCGCGCGACGCCAAGGCGCTGGCCTACGTCCGTCCGCATGACCTGGATGTGACACGCCACGTGCCGGGCGCGACGAGCGGCATCGTCGCGACCTTGGCGCGCGCGATCGTCGTCGGTCCGATCGCGCGGCTGGAACTTGAACCCGTCGACACGAATCCAGACAATCCGGGCTCCGGAACCATCATCGAGGCGCAACTCCCTGCGCAACAGTTCCGTGACCTGGGCTTGAAGGAAGGCGACACCGTCGTCGCCACGCCGCGCAAGGCCAGGGTGTTCGTAGAAGAGGATTGGGTGTCTCCTTGATCGATTGGTACTTCGGCGCGCCGCGCCGCGCTTACGGCCTGATCTGCCTGGCCTGTGTGCTCATGCTGGCCTTCGGGCTCTACCTGCAGCACGTGGTGGGGCTCGAGCCCTGTCCGATGTGCATCGTCCAGCGCTATGCGCTGGTGCTGGTGGCGCTGTTCACCGGGCTGGCCGGGGCTTTCCGCGGCCGCGCGCTGCAGGTCGGCGGCGGCTTCCTGGCGCTGCTGGCCTCGATCGGCGGGGCCTACACGGCCGCCTCGCAGAGCTGGCTGCAGTGGTATCCGCCCGAGGTGGTGTCGTGCGGTCGCGACCTCTACGGCATGATCGAGACCTTCCCGCTCAAGCGGGCGCTGCCGATGATCTTCCGCGGCGGCGGCGACTGTTCCAAGATCGACTGGACGCTGTTCGGCCTCACGCTGGCGAACTGGTCCTTCATCGCCTTCACGGTGCTGACGGTCCTGCTGCTGGTGCTGCTGTTACGCCGGCGTCCGGCACGCTGAGCGCGGCGTTCGCCGCATCGGCCTTCGAAGGCGGACCGCGGGTCCGCCTTTCGTCTTTGTGGCGCCCGTCACGGTGGCGAGGGCTGTGAGGGCGGTGAGGGCGGAGTAACCCCGCGGCGGAACTCCGTCTTTAGGAACGCTTCAGACAGCGGGACTAGGATGACCCCATCCCTCCCGCATCGCGACCCGGCCGCAGAGCCCGGCGAATGCATCCCCCGCCCGTTCCACTTCCTTCCCGCTGCATGCCCCAGACTCCCCCCCGGCGTTCGCGCAAGCTCCTCTACGGCATCCTGGCCCTCGTCGTGCTCGGCATCGCGGCCGCGATCGTGCTCACGCCGGCCAAGAA is from Variovorax paradoxus and encodes:
- a CDS encoding alpha/beta hydrolase translates to MQTRIVIVPGWRDSGPGHWQSLWQERIPGAARVQQDDWASPRREAWVSTLARLVLESPQPVVIAAHSLGCIATAHLPAEAAARIQGALLVAPADPERRAVLSDFAPVPYAALPYRSIVVASSNDPYCPIRLAGAYSRAWGSEFVRMQNAGHINVDSGHGEWPLGLALLQSLTDEPAPWAAGRDFSETLATT
- a CDS encoding sulfate ABC transporter substrate-binding protein; this translates as MTSRIKTFAAVFALASSALVGSSALAQGSGLLNASYDVAREFYKDYNAAFTAHYKKATGKDVKIDQSHGGSSAQARAVADGLDADVVTMNTSTDIDFLANAGVVAKDWTKKFPENASPTTSTMLFLVRNGNPKGIKDWDDLVKPGVQVVIVNPKTGGNGRYAYLAAWGYVKKKGGTDAQAAEFVGKLFKNTPVLARGGRDATTAFLQRNIGDALITFESEVVSIDREFGTGKVDSVYPSISIVAENPVAVVERTVAKKGTGELAKAYLDWLYSEEAQEIAAKHALRPRSQTVLKKYAATFKPLQLFTVQELFGSLGEAQKVHFNDGGQFDKLYTPGAR
- the cysT gene encoding sulfate ABC transporter permease subunit CysT translates to MSGATSSALSSPAAPFSRAVGGGGAKRVLPGFSMTLGFAVFYLCLIVLIPLSALVFKTFTLNWDQFWVAVTAPRVLASYRLTFGASLLAALVNLVFGLLVAWVLVRYKFPGKRIVDALVDLPFALPTAVAGISLTALLAGNGWVGQYLEPHGIKLAFTPAGVVIALIFIGLPFVVRTVQPVLEDAEKELEEAATSLGATRLQTFTKVIFPSIAPALLTGFAMAFARAIGEYGSVIFIAGNMPMISEITPLIIIGKLEQYDYAGATAVALVMLVISFLLLLVINGLQAWQRRRAGG
- the cysW gene encoding sulfate ABC transporter permease subunit CysW, encoding MSAPSKVIRRTQAGTTEAAWVRWLLIGLALVFMFLFLVLPLAAVATEALRKGLDAYLEALKEPDAWSAIRLTLITAAIAVPLNLVFGVAAAWAIAKFEFRGKAFLTTLIDLPFAVSPVVAGLIYVLVFGAQGWFGPWLAAHDIKIIFAVPGIVLATVFVTFPFIARELIPLMQAQGTDEEQAAIVLGANGWQTFWRVTLPNIKWGLLYGVILCNARAMGEFGAVSVVSGHIRGQTNTMPLHVEVLYNEYQSVAAFAVASLLAILALVTLVIKSVIEWRHEREMKAIAELPPERPTAA
- a CDS encoding sulfate ABC transporter ATP-binding protein, whose protein sequence is MSIEIRNISKQFGTFRALNDVNLNVESGELVALLGPSGCGKTTLLRIIAGLETADAGSILFSGEDTTDVHVRERQVGFVFQHYALFRHMTVFENVAFGLRVKPRKERPSEAQIKAKVTELLKLVQLDWLADRYPPQLSGGQRQRIALARALAVEPKVLLLDEPFGALDAKVRKELRRWLRRLHDELHVTSIFVTHDQEEALEVADRVVVINKGHIEQVGSPQEVWDQPASPFVYGFLGDVNLFHGRADNGSVQLGDLRLDSPEHSGARDAKALAYVRPHDLDVTRHVPGATSGIVATLARAIVVGPIARLELEPVDTNPDNPGSGTIIEAQLPAQQFRDLGLKEGDTVVATPRKARVFVEEDWVSP
- a CDS encoding disulfide bond formation protein B, with translation MIDWYFGAPRRAYGLICLACVLMLAFGLYLQHVVGLEPCPMCIVQRYALVLVALFTGLAGAFRGRALQVGGGFLALLASIGGAYTAASQSWLQWYPPEVVSCGRDLYGMIETFPLKRALPMIFRGGGDCSKIDWTLFGLTLANWSFIAFTVLTVLLLVLLLRRRPAR